In Microcaecilia unicolor chromosome 1, aMicUni1.1, whole genome shotgun sequence, the following are encoded in one genomic region:
- the LOC115464240 gene encoding gastrula zinc finger protein XlCGF58.1-like, with protein MGDQKCLCDVCEIFYNDCVTLKSHQRSDTERPPTITDCEKTFSPKEGLQKTCIKKRQFTCSECGKEFSKKKELVHHQKNNKETRMCKGTEYVMSLIDKANITKCQKNSTDETISAFPGYGQSVNQEENFTRKAKFHPAEKPVSNIESKKSFSHRKAVTEHKTQTGVESVTSRSDKIFYRKANLIKYQKDKRLYSSSDCGKSVCQKGNLRMHSGVKLSNRRGKSLTEKDSLLVLPRIHSGVKQFACTECGKSFCEKKKLRKHQQIHSGVKPFICTECGKKFCHKSDLSRHQRIHTGEKPFTCMECGKSFGEKGTLTKHKRIHSGLKPFICSECGKRCSQKGNLKAHQRIHTGVKQFMCTECGKSFGEKRKLAMHQRTHTGVKPFTCTECGKSFREKGKLTIHWRIHTGMKPFICTECGKSFSQKGHLTIHLGNHTGVKPFKCADCGKSFSEKATFTRHQKIHLGLKPFICTECDKCFSQKSNFTRHQITHTGLKLFTCSECNKRFSDKGTLTRHQRIIHTGIKPFICTECGKSFSDKGKLTIHQRTHTGVKPFRCTDCGKRFSEKRRLTLHGRIHTGLKPFTCSECGKSFSLKSRLRLHQEIHTRVNSFTCTECGRNFSEKGDLEIHWRIHTVKPFACSECGKSFSEKATLTRHKRIHTGMKLFTCTECGKSFGEKATLTRHERIHTGVKPFTCTECGKSFRQKIQLKVHQRIHT; from the coding sequence ATGGGAGATCAAAAATGTTTATGTGATGTTTGTGAGATATTCTACAATGATTGTGTAACTCTGAAATCACATCAGAGATCTGATACTGAGAGACCACCTACAATTACAGACTGTGAGAAAACCTTCAGTCCAAAGGAAGGACTACAGAAAACATGCATTAAAAAGAGAcaatttacatgttctgagtgtgggaaagagttcagtaaaaaaaaagagCTAGTGCATCACCAGAAGaataataaagaaactagaaTGTGTAAAGGTACAGAATATGTGATGAGCTTAATCGATAAAGCAAACATTACAAAATGCCAGAAAAACAGCACTGATGAAACAATATCTGCATTTCCTGGTTATGGCCAAAGTGTCAACCAGGAAGAAAACTTCACAAGAAAAGCAAAATTCCACCCAGCAGAGAAACCCGtttcaaatatagaaagtaagaAAAGCTTCAGTCACAGGAAAGCAGTCACAGAACATAAAACTCAAACAGGTGTAGAATCAGTCACTTCTAGATCTGACAAAATCTTTTATAGGAAGGCAAACCTCATAAAATATCAGAAAGATAAGAGACTGTATAGTAGTTCTGACTGTGGTAAAAGTGTCTGCCAGAAAGGAAACCTGAGAATGCATTCAGGAGTAAAACTATCTAATCGGCGTGGTAAAAGCTTAACTGAAAAGGACAGCCTCCTAGTACTTCCAAGAATTCATTCTGGTGTGAAAcaatttgcatgtactgagtgtggtaaaagcttttgtGAAAAGAAAAAACTTAGGAAACATCAGCAAATCCattcaggagtgaaaccatttatatGCACTGAGTGTGGGAAAAAATTCTGTCATAAGTCAGACCTCTCtcgacaccagagaatccatacaggagagaaaccatttacatgtatggagtgtggtaaaagctttggtgaaAAGGGAACACTTACAAAACATAAGAGAATCCATTCTGGTTTGAAACCATTTATAtgctctgagtgtggtaaaagatgCAGTCAAAAGGGAAACCTTAAAGCGCATCAGAGaatacatacaggagtgaaacagTTTATGTGtacagagtgtggtaaaagctttggtgaaAAGCGAAAACTTGCCATGCATCAGAGAACACACACGGGAGTAAAACCATTTAcctgtactgagtgtggtaaaagcttccgtGAAAAAGGAAAACTCACCATTCATTGGAGAATTCATACAGGAATGAAGCCATTTATAtgcactgagtgtggtaaaagtttttctCAAAAGGGACATCTCACAATACATCTTGGAAATCATACAGGggtgaaaccatttaaatgtgctGATTGTGGTAAAAGTTTCAGTGAGAAGGCAACCTTCACAAGACACCAGAAAATCCATTTGGGTCTGAAACCATTTATATgtactgaatgtgataaatgtttcagccaGAAGTCAAACTTTACAAGGCACCAGATAACCCACACAGGACTAAAactatttacatgttctgagtgtaataaaaggttCAGTGACAAGGGAACTCTTACAAGGCACCAGAGAATAATACACACAGGAATAAAACCATTTATAtgtacagaatgtggtaaaagctttagtgatAAAGGGAAACTTACTATTCATCAGAGGacccacacaggagtgaaaccatttagatGTACTGATTGTGGTAAAAGATTTAGCGAGAAAAGAAGACTCACCCTGCACGGGAGAATCCATACAGGATTGAAACCATTTacgtgttctgagtgtggtaaaagttttagtTTGAAATCTCGCCTCAGACTGCACCAGGAAATCCACACAAGAGTGAattcatttacatgtactgaatgtGGTAGAAACTTCAGTGAGAAGGGAGATCTTGAGATACATTGGAGAATCCACACAGTAAAGCCATttgcatgttctgagtgtggcaAAAGTTTCAGCGAGAAAGCAACACTCACAAGGCACAAGAGAATCCATACTGGAATGAAGctgtttacatgtactgagtgtggtaaaagctttggcgAGAAGGCAACACTCACAAGGCATGAGAGAATCCATactggagtgaaaccatttacatgtactgagtgtggtaaaagtttcaggcaaaagatacagctcaaagtgcaccagagaatccacacatga